A window of the Brassica napus cultivar Da-Ae chromosome C5, Da-Ae, whole genome shotgun sequence genome harbors these coding sequences:
- the LOC111206156 gene encoding meiosis-specific protein ASY2-like has product MSSGSRLSKEQKGKAVATETSPVRVVDSTLPSDFEAIHREAMMDTTNMDTSQRVLVAESARLIREERANVESVAQDCARDGRGGAHDTEISPPDFVPCCYHPEGIFEDLPTLAPGLLRPPAVEGQSWENVEATRLTPSSVKILLRECAGVGVTFLIPTKTQRPWSPPVGFQCVYESYFQNETRLWFPIPRLITSYVRRRDAAISQFLNGSFRLLVALLVMAAEIDVSMNVRSFDELAYLKSMGEGLYLIQMRPNYNVIVGIPIGRTTGGVFISTSSRMIDLPDTAAYPEEFIENARALTLLPQESWDNITVERIRRVIDRISRKDWGSDLLPLVTGRKCRFSLFTRAEQRKITTAREMKALPDLIAIIGKRLSASSSDVPSRTPDGVDRWESPPAVIRTTPVPDPVGSEPSRESFVPEVDESAQTRKKGKKRPAPDASITMVQGGSSEIAAEVRQDEPPQKKKKKDKKKKPAEKDPVPSVGAENRKLVVHEESSRGNGALTDDGLSSFPIVPLERERREPSVDRGSDGRDHSKTPEGRREAEVSQSITATTPRPTPSAPGGSSTRKKGPVNFPDHVEFKYDGETPLAYTPEDCAELVRQIRGGAKDMRSVKDLIFKDAYVDAARTKVLVTFCLFNASGPDAQSLFTQSDGSMNYVVELYNTALKETISKLKNAERLVRVKDSALNRKTSEFKAVIEKAEAEQSRLLAGKKVQKAKFTEKFGELKGKFKTAGEKIRVLEREKASLEEEKAAWEKEKAATALRHLNEINRLRDS; this is encoded by the exons ATGTCGTCGGGCAGTAGGCTTTCCAAGGAACAGAAAGGGAAGGCTGTGGCGACGGAGACGAGCCCCGTACGAGTCGTCGACTCGACCCTGCCTTCTGATTTTGAGGCGATACATCGTGAGGCCATGATGGATACGACGAATATGGATACGTCCCAGCGGGTCTTGGTCGCCGAGTCGGCGCGCCTAATTCGCGAGGAAAGGGCAAACGTTGAGTCGGTTGCGCAAGATTGTGCGAGAGATGGTCGAGGTGGAGCCCACGACACAGAGATTTCTCCTCCTGATTTTGTTCCATGCTGCTATCATCCTGAGGGGATTTTCGAAGATCTCCCGACGTTGGCACCGGGGCTGTTACGTCCTCCGGCCGTGGAGGGACAATCGTGGGAGAATGTTGAGGCGACTCGTTTGACTCCAAGCAGCGTGAAGATTCTGTTGAGGGAGTGTGCTGGAGTCGGGGTGACTTTTCTGATTCCAACTAAGACCCAGAGGCCATGGTCACCCCCGGTGGGATTCCAATGTGTTTACGAATCCTATTTTCAGAATGAGACCAGGCTTTGGTTCCCGATCCCTAGGCTCATCACGTCTTACGTGAGGCGTCGTGATGCGGCGATAAGTCAGTTCTTAAATGGTTCATTTCGTCTCCTGGTAGCATTGTTAGTGATGGCGGCAGAGATCGACGTGTCGATGAATGTTCGATCCTTCGATGAGTTGGCGTATCTTAAGTCGATGGGGGAAGGGTTGTACTTGATCCAAATGAGGCCGAACTACAACGTTATCGTCGGGATCCCAATAGGACGAACAACTGGCGGCGTTTTTATTTCTACGTCAAGTCGGATGA TTGATCTTCCGGATACGGCGGCTTATCCCGAAGAATTTATAGAGAATGCTCGGGCTCTCACACTGCTCCCTCAAGAAAGTTGGGATAACATTACTGTGGAAAGGATTCGGCGAGTCATCGACAGGATCTCGCGAA AGGATTGGGGATCTGATCTTTTGCCACTAGTGACTGGTCGCAAATGTCGGTTTTCGTTATTCACGAGAGCAGAACAGAGAAAGATCACCACTGCAAGAGAGATGAAGGCCCTTCCAGACTTAATTGCAATCATCGGGAAAAGGCTGAGTGCCTCATCTAGTGACGTGCCGTCGAGGACTCCTGACGGAGTTGATCGCTGGGAGTCTCCTCCTGCGGTCATTCGAACAACGCCGGTTCCGGACCCTGTCGGTTCCGAACCTTCAAGGGAAAGTTTTGTGCCAGAAGTCGACGAGTCGGCGCAAACTAGGAAGAAAGGAAAGAAGAGACCGGCTCCTGACGCATCTATCACTATGGTTCAGGGGGGTTCATCGGAAATTGCTGCCGAGGTTCGTCAGGATGAACCTccccaaaagaagaagaagaaagataagaagaagaagcctgcTGAAAAGGACCCGGTACCGAGTGTCGGGGCAGAGAATCGAAAGCTCGTGGTTCACGAAGAGTCGAGTCGTGGTAACGGGGCTTTGACTGATGACGGGTTGAGCAGTTTTCCGATCGTTCCCTTGGAAAGGGAGAGAAGGGAACCATCTGTTGATCGAGGTTCCGACGGTCGAGACCATTCTAAGACTCCCGAAGGGAGGCGCGAAGCAGAAGTTTCTCAATCGATCACTGCCACCACTCCTCGCCCTACGCCGTCGGCGCCCGGAGGCAGCTCTACTCGAAAGAAAGGTCCCGTCAATTTCCCTGATCACGTGGAGTTCAAATACGACGGTGAGACACCGCTCGCCTACACCCCTGAGGATTGCGCCGAGTTAGTTCGCCAAATCCGAGGCGGTGCAAAAGATATGCGGTCGGTTAAAGACCTTATCTTCAAGGATGCTTATGTCGATGCGGCAAGGACCAAGGTTCTGGTAACCTTCTGTCTTTTTAATGCTTCTGGTCCTGACGCTCAATCTTTGTTTACGCAGAGTGATGGTAGCATGAATTACGTCGTTGAGCTGTATAACACGGCCTTGAAAGAAACTATCTCCAAGTTGAAGAACGCTGAAAGGCTCGTGCGAGTGAAGGACTCAGCTCTTAACCGTAAAACGAGTGAGTTCAAAGCAGTGATCGAGAAGGCTGAGGCAGAGCAGAGTCGATTACTCGCAGGGAAGAAGGTCCAGAAGGCGAAGTTCACGGAGAAGTTTGGAGAGCTGAAGGGCAAATTCAAGACTGCTGGCGAGAAGATCAGAGTTCTTGAGCGAGAGAAAGCCTCTCTTGAGGAAGAGAAGGCCGCttgggagaaggagaaggctGCTACGGCCTTAAGGCATCTGAATGAGATTAACCGGTTGAGGGACTCCTGA